The genomic interval ACAACTTCGCGGACACCCGCAAGTGGGTGCGCGAGGGCTGGATCGACTACCTCGTGCCGCAGCTGTACTGGAACATCGGCTTCGCCGCCGCCGACTACGCCGAACTGGTGCCCTGGTGGGCGGAGCAGGCGCGGGGGAGCAGGACCGAGCTGTACCTCGGCGAGGCGCTCTACAAGGCGGGGGACCCCGCGCAGCCCGCGGCCTGGCAGGACCCCGCGGAGCTGTCCCGGCATCTCACGTTCGCACGCGAGTACGCGCAGGTGCGCGGGCATGTCTTCTTCGCGGCGAAGGAGCTCGCCTCCGACCGGATCGGGGCGATGGCGCGGGTGGTCGCCGACCACTACCGGGAGCCGGCGGGTCCCCCGCGCCGGGTCACCGGCCGGTCTGCTGGAAGCGGTGCCTGATCTCGGTGTCGGGGCCGGGTGAGCACACGCCTTCGTGCCCGTCCTCGAAGCGGACGCGGTACGGAGGGGTGCCCTCCTGACCCATCACCTCGACGATCTCGCCGACCTTGTCCTGCTGTCCGACCACCCTGCCGTGCTGGACAAGCTGGTCGCCCACGGTTGCACGCATCGTCTGGGGCCTCCTCACCAAGTGCGGGAGCAGCGGTCCGTGGCCCGATTTTACGGCGCGGGGCCCGTTGGGACCGGCGCGTGCGCGTCGGTCAGCCCCGCGCCCGCTGGGTGACCGCGATGCACACCAGCACCGCCGCGGCCGTCAGCGGGGCGGCCACCGTCAGGTGCTCGCCGAGCAGCAGCACCGACCACACCAGTGTGAGCAGGGGCTGGGCCAACTGCAACTGGCTGGCCTTGGGGATGCCGATCGCCGCCATGCCCCGGTACCAGACGACCAGGCCGACGAACTGTGAGCCCGCCGCCACCCACAGCAGCCCGGCGACACTGTGCGCGGTGAGGTGCACGGGCTCATACGACAGCGCGAGAGCCGCCGCGGGCACGCTGAA from Streptomyces sp. CC0208 carries:
- a CDS encoding DUF1918 domain-containing protein, with the protein product MRATVGDQLVQHGRVVGQQDKVGEIVEVMGQEGTPPYRVRFEDGHEGVCSPGPDTEIRHRFQQTGR